The region GGTGGAGGGTCACGCCGCCCCGGATGACGGTGCGGCGCAGCCGGTCCACCACCCGCAGGGTCCCGTCGGCGTCGATCCGCCCCAGGTCCCCGGTGCGCACCCACCCGCCCGGGGCGCGCCGGCGGGCGTCGAGGTCGGGTGCGGCCACGTGGCACAGGGGCGTCATCGGCCCGCGGGCGAGGATCTCCCCCGTCCCGCCGGCGGGCAGCGGCCCGCCCCGGGGGTCGCACACCCGGATCTCGCAGACGGCGGGGTCGGGGCGCCCGGCCACCCCCGGCTCCCACGCGGCGGGGTCGTGCGCGGTGTGGCAGTTGACCCCGTCGGTGGACCCGTACACGTTGACCACGGGCCGGCCGAAGCGCCGCACGCACAGGTCGCGGACCTCGCGGTGCAGGGGCGCGCCGCTGGCCACGAGCGCGCGCAGCGAGGAGGTGTCGGCGTCCTGTTCGGCCAGGGCGGCGCGCCGCAGCATGGTGGGGACGCCGACCAGGTGGGTGGGGCGGTGGCGCTCGATCGCGCGCAGCACCCGCACCGGGTCGAACGGGCCGGGCAGGACCAGCGTCGCGCCGAGCGCGACCAGGGAGACCAGGCCCAGCGACCCGAAGGAGGAGGCCAGGGGGACCGCGATCAGCGGGCGGACGGGGCCCCCGCCCAGGACCGCCCGGGCGTAGGCGCCCCGGCCCCCGGCCATCGCGTTGTGGCTGTAGGCGACCATGCTCGGTTCGCCCTCCGAGCCCGAGGAAACGAGGATGCGGGCGGGCGACTCCGGGTCGGGGGCGGCCGCGGCGGGCGGCGGGCCGCCGCCGTCCAGGGCCCCGGGGTCCGGGCGCAGGACGGGCGCGTCCCCGGTGTCGTCCCGGTCGGTCACCACGAGGGCGGCCCGGGAGCGGGCCAGCAGGCAGGCCACGTCGGCGGCGGAGCGGCCGTGCGGGACCGGCAGGGAGACGGCGCCCAGCGCGGCGGCGGCGAGTTCGACGGCGAGCGCGTCCCGGCCGTCGGGGAGCAGGACGCCGATGACGTCGCGTTCGCCGCAGCCGCGGGCGCGCAGCAGCGC is a window of Nocardiopsis changdeensis DNA encoding:
- a CDS encoding class I adenylate-forming enzyme family protein, yielding MTWTSAAGLVLTDLVPAQLRERWVREGLCPGRDLYSLFLDRVREDPSREAVVDGHGTLDRAGLAARVGRAAALLRARGCGERDVIGVLLPDGRDALAVELAAAALGAVSLPVPHGRSAADVACLLARSRAALVVTDRDDTGDAPVLRPDPGALDGGGPPPAAAAPDPESPARILVSSGSEGEPSMVAYSHNAMAGGRGAYARAVLGGGPVRPLIAVPLASSFGSLGLVSLVALGATLVLPGPFDPVRVLRAIERHRPTHLVGVPTMLRRAALAEQDADTSSLRALVASGAPLHREVRDLCVRRFGRPVVNVYGSTDGVNCHTAHDPAAWEPGVAGRPDPAVCEIRVCDPRGGPLPAGGTGEILARGPMTPLCHVAAPDLDARRRAPGGWVRTGDLGRIDADGTLRVVDRLRRTVIRGGVTLHPAEVERALAAHPALAEAQCVPVPDPDLGERVCACVCPLPGVDPPTPRELLSHLREGHGVDVRALPEHVVFLPALPLGPTGKVCTATLTRMAAEAVRDRPTVLSGGPR